A window of candidate division KSB1 bacterium contains these coding sequences:
- the trxA gene encoding thioredoxin — MSHPVVLSDSTFEKEVLQSNIPVLVDFWAEWCGPCKMIAPAINELAGEYAGRVKIAKLDVDSNQIITSQYGIRSIPTLLIFKNGRVVDQIVGALPKQRIKERLDATL, encoded by the coding sequence ATGTCTCATCCCGTTGTTCTGAGTGACAGCACATTTGAGAAGGAAGTGTTGCAATCCAACATACCCGTGCTGGTGGACTTTTGGGCGGAGTGGTGCGGTCCGTGCAAGATGATCGCGCCGGCGATCAACGAGCTTGCCGGCGAATATGCCGGCCGGGTCAAAATCGCCAAGCTGGACGTGGACAGCAATCAGATCATCACCAGTCAATATGGCATCCGCAGCATCCCCACCTTGTTGATCTTCAAGAACGGCCGCGTGGTCGATCAAATCGTCGGCGCGCTGCCCAAACAGAGAATCAAAGAACGTCTGGATGCCACGCTGTAA
- a CDS encoding undecaprenyl/decaprenyl-phosphate alpha-N-acetylglucosaminyl 1-phosphate transferase: MRYLIYLHLFLFALLLALLFVPVARQLALRLGVIDWPQGRKAHRQPTPLLGGLAIYAAFMLAVLLHLAAYFSMQQAEWFAQTFPFLPAEAGRLAETLPKLLAISAGATLMVVLGFVDDRRGLNFSYKIKFAIQILAAGLLVAAGVHTDLMPSPLLNTLVTVVWVVGITNAFNLLDNMDGLSAGVALIATAMLLVITIAQDQFFSAMALSVLAGALLGFLRYNFPPAGIFMGDTGSLFIGFLLAALSITSSYVVPQSASMMPALMPLLVLSLPIFDTLSVIVIRLREHRPVFQGDRRHFSHRLVDLGMTPRGAVVFIYLVTATIGIVAALLPYLPLWGEILVLLHTVLVYVMITVLVHVARRRRQEGAPASSRQPLPSAQPE; the protein is encoded by the coding sequence ATGCGCTACCTCATTTACCTGCATCTCTTCCTGTTCGCCCTGCTGCTGGCCCTGCTCTTCGTGCCGGTCGCGCGCCAGCTCGCCCTGCGCCTGGGTGTGATTGATTGGCCGCAGGGCCGCAAGGCGCACCGCCAGCCGACGCCTCTGCTCGGCGGACTTGCGATCTACGCCGCCTTCATGCTGGCGGTGCTGCTGCATCTCGCTGCCTACTTCAGCATGCAACAGGCGGAGTGGTTCGCACAGACTTTTCCCTTTCTGCCCGCGGAAGCCGGACGTCTGGCGGAAACACTGCCGAAACTGCTCGCCATCAGTGCGGGCGCCACGCTGATGGTGGTGCTCGGCTTTGTGGATGACCGCCGCGGTTTGAATTTTTCCTACAAGATCAAATTCGCCATTCAAATTCTTGCCGCCGGCCTGCTGGTGGCCGCCGGCGTGCACACCGATCTCATGCCCTCGCCGCTGTTGAACACCCTGGTCACGGTGGTGTGGGTGGTGGGCATCACCAATGCCTTCAATCTCCTTGACAACATGGATGGCCTGTCCGCGGGTGTGGCGCTGATTGCCACTGCGATGTTGTTGGTGATCACCATCGCGCAGGATCAGTTTTTCTCCGCGATGGCGTTGAGTGTGCTGGCCGGTGCCCTGCTGGGCTTTCTGCGCTACAACTTTCCGCCGGCGGGCATTTTCATGGGTGACACCGGCAGTCTGTTCATCGGTTTTCTGCTTGCCGCGTTGTCGATCACCAGCAGCTACGTGGTGCCGCAGAGCGCCTCGATGATGCCGGCATTGATGCCGCTGCTCGTGCTCAGTCTGCCGATCTTCGACACGCTCTCGGTCATCGTCATTCGCCTGCGGGAGCATCGCCCGGTCTTCCAGGGCGACCGCCGTCATTTTTCCCACCGCCTGGTGGATCTCGGCATGACGCCGCGCGGCGCCGTCGTTTTTATTTATCTCGTCACCGCCACCATCGGCATTGTCGCGGCACTTCTGCCGTATCTGCCGCTGTGGGGCGAGATTTTGGTGCTGCTGCACACCGTGCTGGTTTATGTGATGATCACGGTGCTGGTGCACGTCGCGCGGCGGCGCCGGCAGGAGGGGGCCCCGGCCTCCTCGCGCCAACCGCTGCCTTCGGCCCAGCCCGAGTGA
- a CDS encoding glycosyltransferase family 4 protein yields the protein MRDTHQPRLLYLITRLIVGGAQETVMLLAEMLGRRGYHVEVVSGPQTGPEGSLIEEFHRRGIALTILPELVREVDPVRDVKAFWKLQRFIKAGHYDIVHTNSSKAGILGRLAARLAGVPVIVHTVHGWGHHEYQRPLIRRTFIGLERGCARLTQRLIVVSPRNLDKGRADRIGRPEQYLTIRSGIELEEFLHPRADRREMRARLNIPLHAPVIGTVTRLSAQKAPADFVAAALTVAQCEPEAHFVMVGDGPLRQEVENMIAASGRQQHFHLTGLRRDVAELLTSFDIFVLSSLWEGLPRVLPQAMAAGLPIIATAVDGNVEAVQQDENGILVPPGDRRALAAAMLQLLADRETAARLGRQGRSRVQEFSAEKMVQQHDQLYQELLAASRAAQGGGAAS from the coding sequence ATGCGTGACACTCATCAGCCCCGGCTCTTATACCTGATCACCCGCCTCATCGTCGGCGGCGCGCAGGAAACTGTGATGCTGCTCGCCGAAATGCTCGGCCGGCGGGGCTATCACGTCGAGGTGGTCAGCGGGCCGCAAACCGGCCCGGAAGGCAGTTTGATCGAAGAGTTTCACCGCCGCGGCATTGCGCTGACGATCCTGCCGGAGCTGGTGCGCGAGGTCGACCCCGTGCGGGACGTCAAGGCGTTCTGGAAATTGCAGCGTTTCATCAAGGCGGGCCACTATGATATCGTGCACACCAACAGCAGCAAAGCCGGCATTCTCGGCCGGTTGGCCGCGCGCTTGGCCGGCGTGCCGGTGATCGTGCACACCGTGCATGGCTGGGGCCATCATGAGTATCAACGGCCGCTGATTCGCCGCACGTTCATTGGGCTGGAACGCGGCTGCGCCCGTCTCACGCAGCGTTTGATCGTGGTTTCGCCGCGCAATCTCGACAAGGGCCGCGCGGATCGCATCGGCCGGCCGGAACAGTATCTCACCATTCGCAGCGGCATCGAGCTGGAGGAATTTCTCCATCCGCGGGCGGACCGGCGGGAGATGCGCGCGCGGCTCAACATTCCTCTGCATGCGCCGGTGATCGGCACGGTCACGCGCCTGTCCGCGCAGAAAGCGCCGGCTGATTTTGTCGCCGCTGCCCTGACGGTCGCGCAGTGCGAGCCGGAAGCGCATTTCGTCATGGTCGGTGACGGGCCGTTGCGGCAGGAGGTGGAAAACATGATTGCCGCCAGCGGCCGGCAGCAGCACTTTCATCTCACCGGCCTGCGCCGCGATGTGGCGGAGCTGCTCACGAGTTTTGATATTTTTGTGCTCTCCTCTTTGTGGGAGGGGCTGCCCCGGGTCCTGCCACAGGCCATGGCCGCGGGGCTGCCGATCATCGCCACCGCGGTGGATGGCAATGTCGAAGCCGTGCAGCAGGACGAGAACGGCATCCTGGTGCCGCCCGGTGATCGCCGGGCACTGGCGGCGGCCATGTTGCAGCTTCTGGCCGACCGCGAGACCGCGGCGCGCCTGGGCCGGCAGGGGCGCAGCCGCGTGCAGGAATTCAGCGCTGAAAAAATGGTGCAGCAGCACGATCAACTTTATCAGGAATTGCTTGCTGCCAGCCGCGCAGCACAGGGCGGCGGGGCGGCATCATGA
- a CDS encoding glycosyltransferase family 4 protein, whose translation MKILFISPYPRSGGSSRFRIYQYLPYLAAKGHQVAVCTFLSETAYRVLYQPGRLLRKVFVMLAGMLRCLAWLPRLRRWDVCVVHREVALWGPGWIEWLVARLSRRLVYDFDDAVFEPHVSSANRWFAFLKSTRKIPRLIARAHAVIAGNGYLAAYARQYCARIFQLPTPVEVNLFVPQPRPADAPLVIGWIGSHSTAPYLELVEAALQGLLAEMGARLRIEIIGAGDFRFHGLAAHYRPWVLEREVEDLQRFDIGIMPMPDNRWTRGKCGFKALQYMSVAIPVVCSPVGMNRELVTPGENGFWAENTAEWQHALRTLISDAELRRQMGQRGRRLVEERYSTAPCAQRLDAILQAVAHA comes from the coding sequence ATGAAGATCCTTTTTATTTCACCTTATCCGCGCTCGGGCGGCAGCAGCCGGTTTCGCATTTATCAATACTTGCCTTATCTCGCAGCAAAAGGTCATCAGGTTGCCGTTTGCACGTTTTTGAGTGAAACGGCATACCGCGTGCTTTATCAGCCCGGCAGGCTGTTGCGCAAAGTGTTCGTCATGCTGGCTGGCATGCTGCGCTGCCTGGCTTGGTTGCCGCGCCTGCGGCGTTGGGACGTTTGTGTGGTGCATCGCGAAGTGGCGCTGTGGGGGCCGGGCTGGATCGAGTGGCTGGTGGCGCGTCTCAGCCGCCGGCTGGTTTATGATTTCGATGATGCCGTGTTCGAACCGCATGTCAGTTCGGCCAACCGCTGGTTTGCCTTTTTGAAATCGACACGCAAGATTCCGCGTTTGATTGCGCGCGCGCACGCGGTGATTGCGGGCAACGGCTACCTCGCAGCCTATGCGCGGCAGTATTGTGCGCGAATTTTTCAACTGCCGACGCCGGTGGAAGTCAACTTGTTTGTGCCGCAACCGCGGCCGGCTGACGCACCGTTGGTGATCGGCTGGATCGGCAGCCATTCGACTGCGCCTTATCTCGAGCTGGTCGAAGCGGCGCTACAGGGCTTGCTGGCGGAAATGGGCGCGCGCCTGCGCATTGAAATCATCGGCGCCGGCGATTTCCGGTTCCACGGTCTCGCGGCACATTATCGCCCCTGGGTTTTGGAAAGAGAAGTGGAGGATCTGCAACGCTTCGATATCGGAATCATGCCCATGCCCGACAACCGCTGGACGCGCGGCAAATGCGGCTTCAAGGCGCTGCAGTACATGAGCGTGGCCATCCCGGTGGTGTGTTCGCCGGTGGGGATGAACCGCGAGCTGGTCACGCCCGGGGAGAATGGCTTTTGGGCGGAGAACACTGCGGAATGGCAGCATGCCTTGCGCACGCTCATCTCGGATGCCGAGCTGCGGCGGCAAATGGGGCAGCGCGGCCGCCGGTTGGTGGAAGAACGATATTCCACGGCACCCTGTGCTCAACGTCTCGATGCGATTTTGCAGGCTGTCGCCCATGCGTGA
- a CDS encoding glycosyltransferase family 2 protein, protein MPPDLSIIIVTHNSANDIDKCLRSLQQYCTGVRSEIIVFDNASTDATCEVIASRFAHVRLIRHAENVGFARANNLAVSQAHGRHLLFLNPDTWVDADLATALVRFLDSHEQAGGCAPRVLNPDGSLQRGSVRAFPTLTTLLYDQLGLSRLWPRSPRFGHYLMTWWDHQQQREVEQPMGACLAVRREAFTAVAGFDEGYFMYFEDVELCRALHNTGWKIFFLPEARVFHVGGQSTSPVAVSNFPQFYRSMYRYFRRHHGRTATLVAKVLVTMGEIGKLFTLLVLLATERLPARPTYWRSRRQQFLSHGRVLLQHWGY, encoded by the coding sequence ATGCCGCCTGATCTCAGCATCATCATCGTCACCCATAATTCCGCCAACGATATCGACAAATGTCTGCGGTCGTTGCAGCAGTATTGCACCGGGGTGCGGAGCGAAATCATCGTGTTCGACAACGCCTCCACCGATGCCACGTGTGAGGTGATTGCCAGCCGGTTTGCCCATGTCCGGCTGATACGCCATGCCGAGAACGTCGGTTTTGCGCGCGCGAACAACCTGGCGGTGTCCCAGGCGCATGGCCGGCATCTGCTTTTTTTGAATCCCGACACGTGGGTTGATGCCGATCTCGCCACGGCGCTGGTGCGCTTTCTCGATTCGCACGAGCAGGCCGGCGGCTGCGCCCCGCGGGTCCTCAATCCCGACGGCTCATTGCAGCGCGGCTCAGTGCGCGCCTTTCCGACGCTGACCACGCTGCTTTATGACCAACTGGGATTGTCGCGCCTGTGGCCGCGCAGTCCGCGCTTCGGCCATTACTTGATGACCTGGTGGGATCATCAGCAGCAGCGGGAGGTGGAGCAACCCATGGGCGCGTGCTTGGCGGTTCGGCGCGAAGCTTTCACGGCCGTCGCAGGCTTCGACGAAGGCTATTTTATGTATTTTGAAGATGTCGAGTTGTGCCGTGCCCTGCACAACACCGGCTGGAAGATTTTTTTTCTGCCGGAGGCGCGCGTCTTTCATGTGGGCGGCCAGAGTACCAGTCCGGTGGCGGTCAGCAACTTTCCGCAATTCTATCGCAGCATGTATCGCTACTTCCGCCGGCATCACGGCCGCACGGCCACGCTGGTGGCCAAAGTCTTGGTGACGATGGGCGAGATCGGCAAGCTCTTCACGTTGCTTGTGCTGCTGGCCACTGAAAGACTGCCAGCACGTCCGACCTACTGGCGCAGCCGGCGCCAGCAGTTCCTGAGTCACGGCCGCGTCCTGTTGCAGCATTGGGGCTATTGA
- a CDS encoding class I SAM-dependent methyltransferase, with the protein MPEATTSAAPTSVYDAAVQREGLSATHRYLLQQIPPHSTVLELGPASGYMTAVLAGKGCRVDAVELNARDAAKAAPFCRQIIVASLEDEGWSRSLSESYQFALMADVLEHLRNPEEVLRRVRRLLAADGVALVSLPNVVYWRTRLQFLLGRFEYTDTGTLDRTHLRFYTLASAQDMFRAAGFHIEKVMVLTPENVRCKRLKRWLRKIRPGLFGFNFIFHLRRDAA; encoded by the coding sequence ATGCCTGAAGCCACCACTTCTGCCGCGCCCACCTCCGTGTATGATGCCGCGGTGCAACGCGAAGGGTTGTCCGCCACCCATCGTTATCTTTTGCAGCAGATTCCTCCACACAGCACGGTTCTGGAACTGGGCCCGGCCTCGGGATACATGACCGCCGTGCTGGCCGGCAAAGGCTGCCGGGTTGACGCCGTGGAGCTGAATGCCAGGGATGCCGCGAAAGCGGCGCCTTTTTGCCGGCAAATCATCGTTGCCTCTTTGGAGGACGAGGGCTGGTCACGCTCGCTTTCCGAATCCTATCAATTCGCGCTCATGGCCGATGTGCTGGAGCATTTGCGCAACCCGGAGGAAGTGTTGCGTCGCGTGCGCCGTCTGCTGGCGGCTGACGGCGTTGCACTGGTTTCGCTTCCCAACGTGGTTTATTGGCGCACGCGCCTGCAATTTCTGCTGGGTCGTTTCGAGTACACCGACACCGGCACACTTGACCGCACCCATCTGCGTTTTTACACGCTGGCTAGCGCGCAGGACATGTTCCGCGCCGCGGGTTTTCATATCGAAAAAGTGATGGTCCTGACGCCGGAAAACGTCCGTTGCAAGCGTCTGAAACGCTGGCTTCGCAAAATCCGGCCGGGTTTGTTCGGCTTCAATTTTATTTTTCATCTCCGCCGCGATGCCGCCTGA
- a CDS encoding GIY-YIG nuclease family protein — protein sequence MVAVNDNYFVYLLHCADGTFYTGITNDLERRLAQHHGGRGARYTRGRRPVALVYAEACGSRRRALRREAGLRKLSHSAKAALAAVTQKS from the coding sequence ATGGTGGCTGTCAACGACAATTATTTTGTCTATCTGCTGCACTGCGCAGATGGCACGTTTTACACCGGGATCACCAACGATCTCGAACGCCGGCTGGCGCAACATCATGGAGGCAGGGGGGCGCGCTATACCCGCGGCCGCCGGCCGGTGGCGCTGGTTTACGCCGAGGCCTGCGGTTCACGCCGGCGAGCCCTGCGGCGTGAGGCGGGTTTGCGCAAGCTGAGTCACAGCGCAAAGGCTGCGCTTGCTGCCGTCACACAGAAGTCATAA
- a CDS encoding insulinase family protein translates to MKNSGIRFPEFTKHLLPNGMTILLWEDHRLPLLAFEVLLKIGATADPPGKEGLAAITLSLLRKGTRRRSARQFAETLDSVGGRFSTDQAIDCGLLSLEVLREDWQLGLTLLAEALRQPVFPREEFDKKIEQAIAGWRQARDNPANVIEQYFNSFLFAGHPYGRSELGTETSLASLSLAEVVAFHQRYYGPEQVILAIAGDCNSSEVLAKIHELFADWQPGAAVVPVPAPPQKWSHSRVLLVDKPDEQQVYFCLGNVGAAYNCPDYAGLDVLETILGGRFTSWLNAALRIQAGLTYSASVFSSRHLLPGALMVASDTAVAAAGRALEICLAQMRRLHDHQLDEATLQSTVNYIRGQYPANFETLEQLAGLACDLEFYGVGPAMVNTYFDRLAALTVAELERLAREYFPREAFAFVLAGPAKKLRKVAAHFGPVEEIKLSDPGFYSPA, encoded by the coding sequence ATGAAGAACAGTGGTATCCGCTTCCCCGAGTTCACCAAACACCTGCTGCCCAACGGCATGACCATCCTGCTGTGGGAAGATCATCGTCTGCCGCTGCTGGCCTTTGAAGTTTTGTTGAAAATTGGCGCCACGGCTGACCCGCCGGGCAAGGAGGGGCTGGCTGCCATCACCTTGTCGCTGTTGCGGAAAGGCACCCGACGGCGCAGTGCCCGGCAGTTTGCGGAAACCCTCGATTCTGTCGGCGGCCGTTTCAGCACGGACCAGGCCATTGATTGCGGTCTGCTCTCGCTGGAAGTGCTGCGCGAGGATTGGCAACTCGGCCTCACGTTGCTGGCGGAAGCGCTGCGGCAACCCGTTTTCCCCCGGGAGGAATTCGACAAAAAGATCGAACAAGCGATCGCCGGCTGGCGCCAGGCCAGGGATAACCCCGCCAATGTCATCGAGCAGTATTTCAACTCCTTTCTGTTTGCCGGGCATCCCTATGGCCGCTCCGAGCTGGGCACGGAAACCAGCCTCGCGAGTCTGAGCCTGGCGGAAGTGGTGGCTTTCCATCAGCGCTATTACGGCCCGGAACAGGTGATTCTCGCCATTGCCGGTGACTGCAACAGCAGCGAGGTGCTGGCAAAGATTCATGAACTTTTTGCCGACTGGCAGCCCGGCGCCGCTGTTGTGCCCGTGCCCGCACCGCCGCAGAAGTGGTCGCATTCGCGTGTGTTGCTGGTCGACAAGCCTGATGAGCAGCAAGTCTACTTCTGCCTGGGAAATGTCGGCGCCGCGTACAATTGCCCGGATTATGCCGGCCTGGATGTGTTGGAAACGATTCTCGGCGGCCGTTTCACCTCCTGGCTCAATGCCGCCCTGCGCATTCAGGCCGGGTTGACTTACAGCGCCAGCGTTTTCAGCTCACGCCACCTGCTGCCGGGCGCCTTGATGGTTGCCTCGGACACTGCCGTGGCCGCCGCGGGCCGCGCCCTTGAAATCTGCCTGGCGCAAATGCGCCGTTTGCATGACCATCAGCTTGACGAAGCCACGCTGCAATCCACCGTCAACTACATTCGCGGGCAATACCCCGCCAATTTCGAGACCCTCGAACAACTGGCAGGGCTGGCTTGTGATTTGGAATTCTATGGCGTGGGGCCGGCGATGGTCAACACCTACTTCGATCGCCTCGCCGCGCTGACGGTGGCGGAACTGGAACGCCTGGCACGGGAATATTTCCCGCGTGAAGCTTTCGCCTTCGTACTGGCCGGCCCGGCGAAGAAACTGCGCAAAGTTGCCGCGCATTTCGGTCCGGTCGAGGAAATCAAGCTGAGCGATCCCGGTTTTTATTCACCGGCGTGA
- a CDS encoding insulinase family protein: protein MREQIAAFAASVHEHRLGNGLQIILHEDHTLPQVAMHIFWRVGSRNESPGGTGLAHFIEHLMFNGGKNYGPGRFDEIMEAHGGANNAFTNQNLTVYQNSFPASALATIFDLEADRMAGLQLEKSTFAAERKVIASERRSTVENDNFELLNEKLWATAFTVHPYRWPVIGWPQDIQRWKLADLKEFHHRYYTPANAVMVLAGDLDPEETLRLCEHYFGGLPGRPAPTVALPVEPPQTAPRRADLHLPAHLPAFTCGFHTPASRHPDHFALQLLEIILVAGQSSRLYRRLVDGERLAAWVRSDYGPSLDPGLFILTVQCSEGRGAEAGEQVLREELQRLRDEPVSAAELRKAQNICRAAFVRSLTTLAGKADTLGSFAIYFDDYRLLFEALDHYAALTPDDLQAAANAWLQPAQSTLVTLHPEP, encoded by the coding sequence ATGCGTGAGCAAATCGCGGCATTTGCAGCAAGCGTGCACGAGCATCGCCTCGGCAACGGTCTGCAAATCATTCTGCACGAAGATCATACTCTGCCGCAGGTCGCCATGCACATCTTTTGGCGGGTGGGATCGCGCAACGAGAGCCCGGGCGGGACCGGCCTGGCACATTTCATCGAACATTTGATGTTCAATGGCGGGAAAAACTACGGCCCCGGCCGTTTCGATGAAATCATGGAGGCGCATGGCGGCGCCAACAACGCTTTCACCAACCAAAATCTCACCGTTTATCAAAACAGTTTCCCGGCCAGCGCCCTGGCCACCATCTTTGACCTGGAGGCCGACCGCATGGCCGGCCTGCAGCTTGAGAAGAGCACCTTTGCCGCGGAGCGCAAAGTCATTGCCTCCGAACGGCGCTCCACGGTGGAAAACGACAATTTCGAGTTGCTGAATGAGAAGCTGTGGGCAACGGCGTTTACGGTTCATCCCTACCGCTGGCCGGTGATTGGCTGGCCGCAGGATATCCAACGCTGGAAGCTGGCGGATTTGAAGGAATTCCATCACCGCTATTACACGCCCGCCAACGCGGTCATGGTGCTGGCGGGAGATCTCGACCCGGAGGAAACGCTGCGGTTGTGCGAGCATTATTTCGGCGGGCTGCCCGGCCGGCCGGCGCCCACCGTCGCGCTGCCGGTGGAACCGCCGCAGACTGCACCACGCCGCGCCGATCTGCATCTGCCCGCGCATCTGCCGGCGTTCACCTGCGGCTTTCACACGCCCGCAAGTCGTCACCCCGATCATTTTGCACTGCAACTGCTCGAAATCATCCTGGTGGCCGGCCAAAGTTCGCGTCTCTATCGGCGATTGGTGGATGGCGAACGTTTGGCGGCCTGGGTGAGAAGCGACTACGGCCCTTCGCTCGACCCCGGTTTGTTCATTCTTACCGTGCAGTGCAGCGAAGGCCGGGGGGCCGAGGCTGGTGAACAGGTGCTGAGGGAGGAACTGCAGCGCTTGCGCGATGAGCCGGTCTCCGCCGCCGAACTGCGCAAAGCGCAAAACATCTGCCGCGCGGCTTTCGTGCGCAGCCTCACCACGCTGGCCGGCAAGGCCGACACCCTCGGCAGCTTCGCCATCTACTTCGATGACTATCGCCTGTTGTTCGAAGCCCTCGATCACTACGCCGCGCTCACACCGGATGATCTGCAGGCGGCGGCGAACGCCTGGCTCCAGCCCGCGCAGAGCACCCTCGTGACCCTGCATCCGGAGCCATGA
- a CDS encoding PepSY domain-containing protein: MRNITLLVHPLAIGLLAVLLQACEKPRQDAGAAGTVDSLQTTSPAPQPAAAAADSTEKLSRAQIEEIAREEMPGALIIAEAIDREDSVLVYEVDVKNERGIFQLVINAVTGAVLEVEDKTADYEAEGKALPAEIPDLAARDAAEQAALASIPGEVVKWKVRDKGQGTYYSFTIRGADGGTQKVKVKAGSNEVQKSDD, from the coding sequence ATGCGGAATATTACCCTGCTCGTTCACCCCCTGGCCATTGGCCTGCTGGCCGTTTTGCTGCAAGCCTGTGAAAAACCCCGGCAGGATGCCGGCGCGGCAGGCACAGTGGACAGTCTGCAAACCACCAGCCCGGCGCCGCAGCCGGCAGCCGCAGCCGCCGATTCCACCGAGAAGCTCAGCCGGGCGCAGATCGAAGAGATCGCGCGGGAGGAGATGCCGGGCGCGCTGATCATCGCCGAAGCAATCGACCGGGAAGACAGTGTGCTGGTCTATGAAGTCGACGTGAAAAATGAACGCGGCATCTTCCAACTGGTGATCAACGCGGTCACCGGCGCGGTGCTCGAAGTGGAGGACAAGACGGCGGACTACGAGGCGGAAGGCAAGGCCCTGCCCGCTGAAATTCCCGATCTCGCCGCGCGCGATGCCGCCGAACAAGCCGCGCTCGCCAGCATCCCCGGCGAAGTGGTGAAGTGGAAAGTTCGCGACAAGGGCCAGGGCACTTATTACAGCTTTACCATCCGCGGCGCCGACGGCGGCACGCAAAAGGTGAAAGTGAAGGCGGGCAGCAACGAAGTGCAGAAATCGGATGATTGA
- a CDS encoding penicillin-binding transpeptidase domain-containing protein — MGSDRNWQTPRQFWPVLACAGMLALAGVSCWQPRDRFADLTAFRQACRELLGNRDGTILVMQPRTGLLLAVINERLGVQHATRPGSIFKIVTALALLQHGLLDPEEQFLCEGQIKLGSEAHHCWLRRGHGRQTLLQALANSCNIYFYLAAQKLPAGALAETARNLMLAERTGINLPEEAAGRLPEWVSPAEAVRFAVGQSRALAVTPLQMLQLVAALANAGAIYRPFYPASAAALQQFQAELVKTIVFGRELHLIREGMRQSVAYGTGVGARLAEIKVAGKTGTAAAYFGAKTNGWFIGFAPAEKPEVALVVFLEEAQGAQDAAPLAGRVLQCYFEFQQAGAF; from the coding sequence ATGGGATCTGATCGAAATTGGCAGACGCCCCGGCAGTTTTGGCCCGTGTTGGCCTGTGCCGGCATGCTTGCGCTGGCGGGTGTGTCCTGCTGGCAGCCGCGTGATCGCTTTGCGGATTTGACCGCGTTTCGCCAGGCCTGCCGTGAGCTGTTGGGCAATCGCGACGGAACGATTTTGGTGATGCAGCCGCGCACCGGTTTGCTGCTGGCTGTCATCAACGAACGGCTGGGCGTGCAACATGCCACCCGTCCGGGCTCGATCTTCAAAATCGTGACTGCCCTGGCGTTGTTGCAGCACGGTCTGCTCGATCCGGAGGAGCAGTTTTTGTGCGAAGGCCAGATCAAACTCGGCAGCGAGGCCCATCACTGCTGGCTGCGCCGTGGTCACGGCAGGCAAACTCTGCTGCAGGCACTGGCGAATTCCTGCAACATTTACTTTTATCTCGCCGCGCAGAAGCTGCCCGCCGGTGCGCTCGCCGAAACGGCGCGCAATCTCATGCTGGCGGAGCGCACGGGTATCAACCTGCCGGAGGAGGCTGCCGGCCGGTTGCCGGAATGGGTTTCGCCTGCAGAAGCAGTGCGTTTCGCGGTGGGGCAAAGCCGCGCGCTGGCAGTGACGCCACTGCAGATGCTGCAATTGGTCGCAGCGCTTGCCAATGCGGGCGCGATTTACCGGCCGTTTTATCCGGCCTCGGCGGCAGCGCTGCAGCAGTTCCAAGCGGAGCTGGTGAAGACGATTGTGTTTGGCCGGGAATTGCATCTCATCAGGGAAGGGATGCGGCAGAGTGTGGCCTATGGCACTGGTGTAGGCGCGCGGCTGGCGGAAATCAAAGTCGCGGGCAAGACCGGCACGGCAGCAGCATATTTTGGCGCCAAAACCAACGGGTGGTTCATTGGCTTTGCGCCGGCAGAGAAACCCGAGGTCGCGCTGGTGGTTTTCCTGGAGGAGGCGCAGGGTGCGCAGGACGCCGCCCCGCTCGCCGGCCGGGTGTTGCAGTGTTATTTCGAATTTCAGCAGGCCGGCGCATTCTGA